A region from the Medicago truncatula cultivar Jemalong A17 chromosome 6, MtrunA17r5.0-ANR, whole genome shotgun sequence genome encodes:
- the LOC25496175 gene encoding putative DNA (cytosine-5)-methyltransferase CMT1, which translates to MTTKRIRQSTKQNDAVSKPKKAKKSSKQDFEVEEAIVSLLPPKLKRATKRSAVDSNKICFVGKPIPVDEAQSKWPHRYLKKDGLKNNDCIKAKYHYRKAKVDGVIYELNDNAYVQAEKGKKDSIARILELFVSDDQQQFFTAQWFYRAQDTVLQDHGRLVDKKRVFISDVKDEIPLGCILRKVDIAEVKPDVSDLSAQKKKNKNKIPSCELYFDMKYTAPYLTFSKISNEPERIESSTSTISSESGSNVVAADKSEWSLLDLYAGCGAMSTGLFFGAFKSGIKLVTRWAIDINKHACESLKLNHPQTHVRNETAENFLSLLKEWAKLCEEFVLNGSESSDSDMDDGEEANDEVVDDSSDSEVFEVEKLLQVCYGNPNKDKKKSKKDKEKASEDEKLGLYFKVQWKGYDSSYDTWEPIEGLSDCKDALRDLVTTGYKDKILPLPGQADVICGGPPCQGVSGFNRFRNKNAPLKDVKNMQLIVYMNIIEFLKPRYILMENVVDILKFVGGFLGRYALGRLVAMNYQARMGMMAAGCYGLPQFRMRVFLWGALPTEKLPAFPLPTHEVESRSAIPTGFQEITVAFATNEKCQLAEPLYLKDAIDDLPPIKNDESQDERSYGASPRSEFQKYIRLKRSEMVNYSADYENTPSGMLYDHFPLELNKDDYERVCHIPHKKGSNFRDLKGVTVKGNKVEWDPSVERQLLKSGKPLVPDYAMSFVRGTSSKPFGRLWWDEIVSTVVTRAEPHNQVLLHPEQDRVLSIRENARIQGFPDCYKLCGPTKERYTQVGNAVAVPVALALGYTLGLAILGLSDDKPLTTLPFKYPSCLAPSLDTVDDDDSS; encoded by the exons atgACTACAAAACGTATTCGTCAATCAACCAAACAAAATGACGCCGTTTCAAAACCGAAGAAGGCCAAAAAATCTTCCAAACAAGATTTTGAAGTTGAAGAAGCCATTGTTTCCCTTCTTCCTCCCAAACTAAAGAGAGCAACGAAACGATCAGCCGTTGATTCCAACAAAATCTGTTTTGTTGGAAAGCCTATTCCTGTCGACGAAGCTCAATCCAAATGGCCTCACCGGTACTTGAAGAAGGA TGGATTGAAGAATAATGATTGCATAAAAGCGAAGTATCATTACCGAAAAGCAAAAGTTGATGGCGTTATATATGAACTCAACGATAATGCTTATGTTCAG GCTGAAAAAGGGAAAAAGGATTCCATTGCTAGAATCCTTGAATTGTTTGTAAGTGATGACCAACAACAGTTCTTTACTGCTCAGTGGTTTTACAGAGCACAAGACAcg GTTTTACAGGATCATGGTCGCCTTGTTGATAAAAAGAGGGTTTTTATCTCTGATGTTAAAGATGAAATCCCTCTTGGTTGTATACTTAGGAAAGTAGATATTGCTGAAGTTAAACCTGATGTAAGTGATTTGT CTGCacagaaaaagaagaataagaacAAGATTCCTTCTTGTGAGCTATATTTTGATATGAAGTACACTGCGCCGTATCTGACATTCTCAAAAATTTCTAATG AACCAGAAAGAATAGAAAGCAGTACCTCTACAATTTCCAGTGAATCTGGATCTAATGTAGTCGCTGCTGATAAATCCGAGTGGAGTTTATTGGATTTGTATGCCGGTTGTGGAGCTATGTCCACGGGACTTTTCTTTGGAGCTTTTAAATCTGGCATTAAACTTGTCACG aGGTGGGCAATTGACATCAATAAGCATGCATGTGAAAGCTTGAAGCTTAATCATCCTCAAACACAT GTGAGAAATGAAACTGCTGAAAACTTCTTAAGTTTACTTAAAGAGTGGGCTAAGCTGTGTGAAGAGTTTGTATTGAATGGATCTGAAAGTTCAGATTCTGATATGGATGATGGTGAAGAAGCTAATGATGAAGTTGTGGATGATTCATCTGATTCTGAGGTGTTTGAGGTTGAAAAGCTACTTCAAGTCTGCTATGGCAATCCcaacaaagacaaaaaaaagtcGAAGAAAGACAAAGAAAAGGCCAGCGAAGACGAAAAGCTAGGATTGTACTTCAAA GTGCAGTGGAAGGGTTACGATTCCAGTTACGATACATGGGAGCCAATTGAAGGCTTGAG TGACTGTAAGGATGCCTTGAGAGATTTAGTTACAACAGGATATAAAGATAAGATATTGCCTCTTCCT GGTCAAGCTGATGTTATTTGTGGTGGACCACCTTGTCAAGGTGTTTCTGGTTTTAATCGCTTCAGGAACAAAAACGCACCCCTTAAGGATGTTAAAAATATGCAATTAATAGTCTATATGAATATCATTGAGTTCTTGAAGCCGAGATACATACTCATGGAGAATGTGGTTGACATTTTGAAATTTGTTGGTGGGTTTTTGGGACGTTATGCTTTAGGCCGTCTTGTAGCCATGAATTATCAAGCTAGAATGGGAATGATGGCTGCTGGGTGTTATGGCCTTCCCCAATTTCGGATGCGCGTTTTTCTCTGGGGAGCTCTTCCCACTGAA AAATTGCCTGCATTTCCATTACCAACCCACGAGGTTGAATCAAGATCTGCAATTCCCACTGGCTTTCAA GAAATTACAGTTGCTTTTGCCACAAATGAAAAGTGTCAGCTGGCTGAACCACTTTATCTTAAGGACGCAATAGATGATCTCCCTCCA atTAAAAATGATGAGAGCCAGGATGAAAGGAGCTACGGGGCTTCTCCTCGGTCAGAATTTCAGAAATATATCCGCCTAAAGAGAAGTG AGATGGTGAATTATTCAGCTGACTATGAAAACACACCAAGTGGAATGCTATATGATCACTTCCCATTGGAATTAAACAAAGATGATTATGAGAGAGTCTGCCACATTCCACACAAGAAG GGGTCTAACTTCAGAGACTTAAAAGGTGTGACTGTGAAGGGTAATAAAGTGGAATGGGACCCCTCTGTTGAAAGACAATTACTAAAATCTGGCAAGCCTTTG GTTCCAGATTATGCCATGTCATTTGTTCGTGGGACTTCCTCTAA GCCATTTGGCCGACTTTGGTGGGACGAAATTGTGTCTACTGTTGTAACGAGAGCCGAACCTCATAATCAG GTTCTTCTCCACCCGGAACAAGACAGAGTTCTTAGCATTCGAGAAAATGCTAGGATACAGGGATTTCCAGACTGCTATAAACTTTGCGGCCCTACCAAAGAAAG GTATACTCAAGTTGGAAATGCGGTCGCTGTTCCGGTAGCCCTTGCCCTTGGATACACATTAGGTTTGGCTATTCTAGGACTTTCTGATGACAAGCCTTTGACAACTCTCCCATTTAAGTACCCAAGTTGTCTTGCCCCTTCTTTAGATacagttgatgatgatgattcaagtTGA